The following proteins are co-located in the Paenibacillus sp. JNUCC32 genome:
- the prfA gene encoding peptide chain release factor 1: MLDRLQSLADRYEKLSELLCDPDVANDSKKLRDYSKEQSDLQPAYEAYVEYKNVIEELEAAKTMQGEKMDDEMREMVKMEIEELTQREQELAERIRILLLPKDPNDDKNVIIEIRGAAGGDEAALFASDLYRMYTRYADTQGWKVELMDVNTNDLGGFKEVIFMINGRGAYSKMKFESGAHRVQRIPTTESGGRIHTSTSTVAVMPEAEEVDIEIHDKDIRVDTFCSSGAGGQSVNTTKSAVRVTHIPTGIVATCQDGKSQNSNKEKALQVLRARIFDMMRQEEEAKYAGERKSKVGTGDRSERIRTYNFPQSRVTDHRIGLTVHKLDQVMNGEIEEIVSALTLAEQAEAMEKGV, encoded by the coding sequence TTGTTGGACCGATTACAATCCCTTGCGGACCGTTATGAGAAGTTGAGCGAGCTGTTGTGCGATCCCGATGTCGCTAATGACTCCAAGAAGCTCAGGGATTATTCCAAAGAACAATCCGATTTACAGCCTGCTTATGAGGCTTATGTTGAATATAAAAACGTCATTGAAGAACTCGAAGCCGCCAAAACCATGCAGGGCGAAAAGATGGACGACGAGATGCGCGAAATGGTGAAAATGGAGATCGAGGAGCTCACCCAGCGCGAGCAAGAGCTGGCCGAAAGAATTCGGATTCTGCTGCTGCCGAAGGACCCGAACGACGATAAAAACGTCATTATCGAGATTCGCGGCGCAGCCGGGGGCGACGAGGCGGCACTGTTCGCTTCCGACCTGTACCGGATGTATACCCGTTATGCCGATACCCAAGGCTGGAAGGTTGAACTGATGGACGTCAACACCAACGATCTGGGCGGGTTCAAGGAAGTGATCTTCATGATCAACGGCCGCGGCGCTTACAGCAAAATGAAATTCGAGAGCGGGGCGCACCGCGTGCAGCGTATTCCGACCACGGAATCCGGCGGCCGCATCCATACCTCCACCTCCACCGTGGCGGTTATGCCGGAGGCGGAAGAAGTGGACATCGAAATCCATGACAAGGATATCCGCGTGGACACCTTCTGCTCCAGCGGCGCAGGCGGTCAGTCCGTTAACACCACCAAGTCGGCGGTGCGCGTAACGCATATTCCGACCGGCATCGTGGCTACATGCCAAGACGGCAAATCGCAGAACTCCAACAAGGAGAAGGCGCTGCAGGTGCTTCGCGCCCGTATCTTCGATATGATGCGTCAAGAGGAAGAAGCGAAGTACGCCGGGGAGCGCAAGAGCAAAGTTGGCACCGGTGACCGCAGCGAGCGGATCCGGACGTACAACTTCCCGCAAAGCCGCGTGACCGACCATCGGATCGGACTTACCGTTCACAAGCTGGATCAAGTGATGAACGGGGAGATTGAAGAGATCGTTTCGGCGCTGACCCTTGCGGAGCAGGCTGAAGCGATGGAAAAAGGAGTATAA
- the prmC gene encoding peptide chain release factor N(5)-glutamine methyltransferase — MKRTIFELTPQRSVREAFVEASSFLDGMRVMEPQRNAQLLLEHVLGLSGTSYYMALAEPFPADRRRALEEAINRKAQGVPAQYIIGEQEFYGLPFDVTPAVLIPRPETELLVEAVLKYGRELTPRPDGGLKVVDIGTGSGAIAITLALQSKGWDVLASDISPDALEVAARNAKKLGAQVEFRQGNLLEPFAGTGPDILVSNPPYIPAEDIEELQPEVRDYEPRTALDGGPDGLNPYRIMMAQLPLLSAPPRLIAFELGMGQAGDVAELLRKAGYWEEIVTVPDLAGIDRHVLGIFR; from the coding sequence TTGAAGCGGACGATATTTGAATTGACGCCGCAGCGCAGCGTAAGAGAAGCCTTTGTGGAGGCTTCTTCTTTTTTAGACGGCATGCGGGTGATGGAGCCGCAGCGGAATGCGCAGCTGCTGCTGGAGCATGTGCTGGGATTGTCGGGAACCTCATATTATATGGCGCTCGCGGAGCCGTTTCCGGCGGACCGTCGCCGCGCCCTGGAAGAAGCGATCAATCGCAAAGCGCAAGGCGTTCCGGCGCAGTATATTATCGGCGAACAGGAGTTTTACGGCCTGCCGTTCGACGTCACGCCGGCGGTTCTTATTCCGCGCCCCGAAACGGAGCTGCTCGTGGAAGCGGTGCTGAAGTACGGACGGGAGCTCACCCCGCGACCGGATGGAGGGCTGAAGGTCGTCGACATCGGCACAGGCAGCGGGGCCATTGCCATTACGTTGGCTTTGCAGTCAAAGGGATGGGATGTGTTGGCGAGCGATATTTCGCCCGATGCGCTAGAGGTTGCCGCGCGGAACGCGAAGAAGCTGGGCGCCCAGGTTGAGTTCCGGCAGGGGAACCTGCTGGAGCCGTTTGCCGGCACGGGGCCGGACATCCTCGTCTCCAATCCGCCGTACATTCCGGCGGAGGATATCGAAGAGCTGCAGCCGGAAGTCCGGGACTATGAACCGCGTACGGCTCTGGACGGCGGGCCGGACGGATTGAATCCGTACCGGATCATGATGGCGCAGCTGCCCTTGCTGTCGGCGCCGCCGCGCCTGATCGCTTTTGAGCTGGGCATGGGACAGGCCGGGGATGTAGCGGAGCTGCTGCGGAAGGCAGGATACTGGGAGGAAATCGTCACGGTACCCGATTTGGCGGGGATTGACCGGCATGTTCTGGGAATTTTCCGTTAA